The following nucleotide sequence is from Gasterosteus aculeatus chromosome 5, fGasAcu3.hap1.1, whole genome shotgun sequence.
CTGTTCAGCCCAGAACAATGAAGCAAAACACCTATAAAATTGGTTCGAGAAACTGACGACCAGCTCATCGATTACacgaaaaaaacacaacaacaaagcgCGTTATGAACAGTATCTTTGTTCATTCAAACaagtttttaacaaaagtatTCAGCGCAGGGTGATTTTGGGGGAGTGTTTAATACCACACTCACTGAATTCCATTAAGCTGTACTGTATTGGAGTAAGCCACAGCCAACAACCTCAGacttaacaaaaaaacacacagtaactaagaagacaaataaaagtgGGCAAAACGGTCTCCGTCCCAGCAGTGAGGTCATGAGAAGAGACACAGAGCTGCGACTACAGTCTCTCTGGTGTCCCCAGGGGTGGACTCGAATCTGTCAGCACCCTTTCTCTAATGCGGCTCTCCGTGAATGGCACCCGGTAAAAGGTGCTTCTCCCCAAatacggccacacacacacacacacacacggcccgcggcctcttcctccccagccTACCTGCACGATGTCAGTAAGCATGGATCATCTCTCGCCTGGCTGGCATCTCTCTGTCCCAGGGCACACACACCTCGCTCAGGCCAGAGCGTCTCCGGTGTCAGGCAGAATGAGGGTCTTTGTTAGGACCGACTCGATGCGGGACCTTCGCCCCGCAGAAGTTGGTCGGATAAGGAGAACAGGATCCCCTTGAGCCTGACGAAGAAATGACTGCAGAAGTGGAAACGGGGACAGTTGGGAAATAATTGCCGACCATGCTCGCTTGAGTAGatgcttttaaatgaaaaacactttcTATTCTATTTTAATCTAAATTGTTATTGTACGGTCTTCTTTTGGGGAATTCCGTTGATACCAAGGGTATCTAAAACTTTGAATTTGGACTTGGTCTCACATAAAACATTCTACTTTGGCTGATATGTCTAGgatctaaaatgttttttttttctatttcttttttttttgcttttcattcCATCTCTAGTTTGTGACataatagacaaaaaaaacctgttgaAAAACAGTGAACTGACAcccaaaaaaagatgaaactgCAGTGATTCACACAACTGAATGGGATGGTTACATAAACCAACTAAGCATTTAATTGTGCACCATGGAAGAGATaattaatatttgaaataacttAGCGATACCTAATTCACCCCAACTGTACAGTAATATGACGTTACGGAACTTTTGAATACTGTACGTTGAATTGTCTGAGTAGATGTGGGGGTGATTCAGCAAAATGAACGACCGGTTAGCTTAATGGCTAACTGTTTAATTTATCCAGCGTTAGCGTTAATCTCATTTTACGATGGATAACTTTACGTGACTGGTTTAATTAATTTGTAATCTCTTCTCCAGTTGGTCGTTTATGTGTTTTTTAACCACCGGGTTTACCGCAGGATTTAATTTGACTTACCTCCCCACTGCCTTTGCAAAGCGCGACATCTTGTGACGCAGTCGCGTAATTACTCCCGCCCCGCTTTGGCCAATCAGCGACAAGAACACTTAGACGTCAAAGGATTAACCAATGAGCGCATACGTAGTTTTCAGCAAAAATGGCGTACTATGTATTGTGAGGTGGGGAAGctataaacaaatatattttatggtCTGAAAAACTAAAACAGTCAGGTAAGCACTAACGGTGGTAATTGCACATTGGCTCCGGGTTTTGTCCCATTTACGTGGCATGCATTGTTTTTGTACACATCAATACAACTGTGTCTTAGATCAGTAGTTAATGCTAATAAATGACAACggcagctaacggctaacgctAGCCTGCCATATTATGTTCAACCCACTTTAATTGAGTTGTATTACAAATACAAGTTTACTGCACAAATGCCTTTGTAGCTGTTcggtttttttttagaaatctaTTCATATGGTATGAATATATGCTCGTTTCTACCAGGATGAAGGTGGTGAATCTGAAGCAAGCCATTCTACAGGCTTGGAAAGAACGATGGAGCGACTACCAGTGGGCCATTAACATCAAGAAGAACTTCCCAAAGGGAGCAACGTGGGACTATCTCAACCTTGCAGGTTAGATGACAGACGCTGACCATCACGGCGATAATTTCCCTCCATACCAGTGATCGTATTGTCTTTTCTAAATTGCGTTTATGTCTTCCAGAAGCCCTGATGGAGCAGGCAATGATCGGCCCCTCTCCCAACCCTCTTATTTTGTCTTATCTCAAATATGCTATAAGTTCTCAGGTGAGAGAAAAAGCGGTGTGCTCAAAAATGGTGTAACTGCGAGGTGTTGAAACAGCGGTGATAGTATTACGCACATTGTGAACGTTCTCTCTCCTTAGATGGTGTCTTATTCCAGTGTGCTTACAGCTCTCAGCAAGGTGATGTATACTTATGTGAAATGATTGCACAATGCAGTTTATTATAACATATGAGAGGTTTCCATGACGTCCCTTTTTTTCCGATAGTTTGATGACTTTTCTCGGGAGCTGTGTGTAAAATCACTGCTGGAGATCATGGACATGTTTTGCCATCGTCTCAGGTATGTCAATATTACAGTGCATTCTCCATCCCGCGTAACAACGGTAACGTTTTACGCCTGGTTTGAATGAAGAAAGCAGATTTGGCCATTTCCGTAATGATGTATTTTACCTAACGTTATATATTTGTTACACGATTGCTTGACGTGAAGCTGTCACGGGAAGGCGGAGGAATGCATCGGGCTGTGTCGGGCTCTGCTCGGGGTGGTAGTGTGGCTGCTGCAGGGCTGTGCCTGGTACTGCGAGAAGCTTGGAGAACTCGGCCCATCAGCCGGCACGGAGGCCAGTCTGAGAGCCTGCCAGGAGAGGCTTCAACATTTGATTAACAGTTCCAAGAACAGAGCCCTTGTCCACATCGCCCGGTTGGAGGACCAAGGCGGTACGGTGttctgtgtgtccgtgtgttcaTTGGTTTACGTAAGATACATTTGAACATTCATACTATATCAATTGTTGATGCCGGCAAGTTGGATGTTAGAAGACGGTACCGGTCCTGAAACTTTCTGGTTGTATAATTGTCGTGTCAGACATCTTACTGTGTTGCTACTGCTACTTCTTCACAGGTTCCTGGAGCAACGTAGAGCAGTCGGTGCTGAAAGTAACCGATGGTCTTGGCAGTGTGTCAAACCAGACACTGAGAACAAAATTAGAGGAGAGCTTGTCGCTAGTAAAAGGGTGaatttcctccctctttccctaCACTTTGAATACATGGTTTAACTTTGGCGTGAGGCTGCCCGGCTTGGTCGTGGCAGGTTATTCATTTAAAGTACATCACAAATAATCTTTGTCATGCTAACTCTTCCCTTTCTTCCTCAGTATTCCCATGATGCTGTCCGAGCAGAGCGACCCAAAGTTCCATGCCTCCTTTCCATCCGTCCACGCCTTCATCATGCTGGAGGGGACCATGAATCTGACCGGGGAGACGCAGCCACTGGTGGAGCAGCTGATGATGATCAAGAGAATGCAGGTGGACAtttacagaagaaaagaaattcaTCCATACAGTTCAACTTTCTCTAGAACGagagtttgtttcttttagtcGTTGAGACAGTTATTATTTTTACAGATTAAAGATTTCAGGCACGGTTCATAATCATACTTCTGCATTGTTTGTATGTAGTTTGTTATTTCAGCAGCAATCCTCCTTAAATTCTTTGTCTTCCACAGCGAATCCCTGTGCCTCtttttgtcttggagatctggAAGGCCTGCTTCACCGGGCTCATCGAGTCACCAGAGGGCACCGAGGAGCTCAAATGGACCGCTTTCACATTTCTCAAGGTACGTTCATCTGCTTGTGATCTGCATTTTTTTCCTTAAATTGATTTCAAATTCAATACTGATGCGCTGATTACCACTCTCCAGTCTTAAATAGTCTAAATGAATTGAGTTGATCTTTACATGCAGTATCAATTTAGTTTATATGGTAAACTGATAATCAGATGTGATCATTTATGTCACATTATGTGATCGATGTGATCACATACGTGTTCCGCCAAGCTAAAAAAGGTTAATTTCTTGTTTCTTTATATCAGATCCCTCAAGTTCTTCTGCGACTAAAGAAGTATCCTCAGAGTGACAAAGGACAAGTACGAGATGCACtgatgtctttctaacaaattATAAATCGCAATAACTGTccattttaaaaggaaacttttcaaaacacagcaaaccTTTCTTCCAGGACTTCATGGACGACGTGAATATTGCATTTCAGTATTTACTCAAACTCACACCGTTACTGGACAAAGCGGATCAGAGATGCAAGTAAGTGCTGAAAAATGCAGCCACCCCACCCATCTCCTCCCCACCCCTGTAATCTAATTTTAAGATATTGGAGATAAGAACGCTAAGTTCCTGTTAAGCCGGCACTGTCATAGATCTCTTGTGCTTCTTCTCCTAGTTGCGACTGCCTCGGCATGCTGCTTCAGGAGTGTAACAAGCTCGGTCTGCTGTCCGATTCCAACACAACCTGCCTCACCTCCAAACGGTACGACTCCCATCTCACAATCAACCCGCGCGTCTTCATGGAAATGACAAtctagtgttgttgttttttttttttctttctttattttctattccCATTAACTATTTTAGTCAATGGGATCATGGATGAAGCTCAGTTCCCCGTACTCACACAATCCAAACCCCTGCATCCCCCGTCTGTCTCGCCTCGTCCCCTTTCCTTCCTGTCCCTCTCCCGCTGCACCTTTTGATTCAGGACGGATGACAGGGAGTTTGCCCCGAGGTTAAAGACTGCAGAAAATGCAAACATCCAGCCGAACCCGGGCCTCATCCTGCGAGCTGAGCCCACCGTCACTAATATTCTAAAGGTAGAGCACATGACACGCTGATGGGAAGGAAATGGGTGAGCGTGTCGGTGTGAGAAGGTCGCTTATCAATGAAATgctaagaggaaaaaaaacagttgacgTGAATACAGGGGGCTCGCAGACTTCAAGGAATCGCCGACGTAAAAGGAACACGTGAGCATAACTCTTACTCTCTGGTTCATTAGACAGTAGATGCAGATCACTCCAAGTCGCCCGAAGGCCTTCTGGGGGTCCTGGGACACATGTTGTCTGGAAAAAGCCTAGATCTGCTCCTGGCAGCAGCCGCGGCCACTGGGAAGCTCAAATCCTTTGCCCGGAAGTTCATCAAGTGAGTCAATGTGAAATAGAGCTGCATGGTTGGACAAATATTCCCCTTAGTCACCAGAACGCTGAGTTATTTATTGACTCCTACTTATTATCAGACATATTTTAAGGCTGGAAACTTGGAAGTGGTTCTAGGACAGGatgtttttacatctttttaaggtattgtttgctttttcccatttttgttCCAGGCTTAACGAGTTTCCGAAGCACATCAGCGGCGAAGGATGTGAGTTGAAAAACAAGCGCAACATGTTCCGATGTGGGAGTTTCTCTCCCCGTTGACGCATCGGTGATTAAAGTAGATGCTTACATTGAGGATTCTGTTCCCTCTTCAGCCAAGTCGGCGTCGGTACGGGCGCTCCTCTTCGACATCTCCTTCCTCATGCTCTGCCATGTGGTGCAGACATACGGTTCGGAGGTTAGTCAATGAAAGCTTGACTGCAAAACGCAGTGTAATGATGTTAGCGGGTATTGATCCTGCGTGGAGTTTCCCCCGAATCAGCCTGTTCGCTCACGGTGATGAAACGAGACGGCCTTGGGGGGCGTGACCTGAACGGAATGTTGCGGGTGTGATTAGATCTATTGTCGCCCGGCCGCTTTGACCCGTTGAGCGTGAGCGGATCCGTAAAGCACGCGGCTGCCCCGCGTCTCTCCTCTCCAGGTGATCCTGTCAGACCCCAGCCCTTCGGGGGAGACGCCCTTCTTCGAGACATGGCTGCAGACGTGTATGCCTGAGGATGGCAAGACTCTGAACCCAGACCACCCCTGCTTCAGACCGGAGCCCGGCAAAGTGGAGAGCCTGGTCACCCTGCTGAACAACTCGTCGGAGATGAAGCTAGTGTACGTTGCTGGCCCTTCAATGTCAACCACACAATTTACCCAACCAATTTTGCCAAAGAATACCTGAATAAAGTAGTTTTCCCACTTTAAACTCCATATGTTTGCAAGCCGATATAATacatagatggatagatagatgatggACAGTACACCAAGCCACGTTTGATTTTAGATTTCCGTGCCGCTCGTGATTCTTTTGATTCTCttatttcaatttaaatgtattgaacATTTCAGCACCTTTGCAAATATTGATCCTAGACTAATATTGACTTGCAGAGTACATTCGTTTTTTAATTGAATGCTGTATAGATGGATGAACttcctttgacctttttttttttaatctaccgTCAGTCAGGTGAAATGGCATGAGATCTGCCTCAGCACGCCGGCAGCCATCTTGGAGGTTCTGAACGCGTGGGAGAACGgcgtcctctctgtggaggccGTGCAGGTCCGTTCAACTTTAatgctctctttttttctccgtttcttcttcttgcccCTCCTTTGACTGGAAAAGTATTTCCTGAGCATGCGTGAGGGTCAGGTGCTCCCATGATGATCAGAGCAGTACCAGTACTCGTCACTCCACTCATTCTGTGGAATTTTCCTAGTGACAGTGAAATgacgtcctcttttttttttttttcctacttcATTCAAGTTTTCATGTTACTTGGAAGCCGTTCTCCTTCAACTGTGCCCTCACTCTGTCCCCttccttcccctttttcttGCCACgtcatctcgctctctctctctgtgtgtgtgtgtgtgtgtgtgtgtgtgtgtgtgtgtgtgtgtgtgtgtgtgtgtgtgtgtgcgtgtgcgcgcagaAGATAACGGACAACATCAAGGGGAAGGTGTGCAGCATGGCCATCTGTGCGGTGGCCTGGCTGGTGGCCCACGTCAGGATGCTGGGGAGGGATGAGCGGGAGAAGCCCCAGACGATGATCCGGCAGCTCGTGACGCCGCTGTACGGGGAGAACACGCTGCAGTTTTACAACGAACggtacacaaaaaaaacccggcCGACGCACAAACTCCACCTTCGCTCATCTTATGCCCCGATGTCGGCCTCTCTCGCAGACCTTTTCTGTAATACAGGGTTAAAAAACGCTATCCTCTCTCCCCAGCGTGATCATAATGAGCTCCATCATGGAGCACATGTGTGCCGACGTCTTCCAACAAACCGCCGCCACCCTGCGGCCCCCGATGGAGGGCCAGGAGCCGATCCCCTACCGCAACCTGCTGCCGGCCAAAGACCCCATCCACGTGGCCCTCAGCAAGCAGTTCCAGACGGTGCTGCGCAAAGGCTGGGCGGACAGCCGGGCCCTGCACCTGTTTGAGAGTCTCCTCAACATGGGGGGGGTCTTCTGGTTCACCAACAATTTGGTCAAGGTGAGGGGACCAAAACGGAGCAAACACCAGCAAAACTGGCTGCATTCAAAGGCTGCAGCGAACAATCGCTTTCATTGTTAGTGCGCGTATGTCAAATGTCCTACAATACGACGCAATGCAGAGCAGGAAACACATTTTAGAACCCGAAGCCTCTGAATCTTTGGAAAATTTGCTTGAAAATAGAAACGACACTAAATTATAAATCATAAACTCCAGATCGTagcctctttttttaatatatatatatatatatttgcacatGCATCGTGTTTtaggagctgctgaaggagacTCGCCAGGAGTGGGCCGATCGCGTCTCGGAGCTTCTCTACAGCATCTTCTGCCTGGACACTCAGCAGATCAGCCTCACGCTGCTGGGCACCATACTGCCCGACCTGCTCACAGACTCCGCCCACTGGCACGGCCTGGCTGACCCACCTGGAAAGGCGCTGGCCAAGTAAGAGGAGCTCAGTGGCGGCGGGTTGTCGGGGGCGGTTGAGGTCGGCCGTTGACCTTTTCTCCCTGGGTGACTCCTCAGGTTGTCCGTGTGGTGCGCACTCAGCTCCTTCTCCTCGCACAACAGAGGCTCGTTCTCGGCTCGCCAGCGCAAAAGGCAGCGGGAAGACATCGAGGTAGGACCGCCACAGAGGGCCATGTTTGGGTTGTGTAGTATCTAGAAAGTTATTTTGTTGAAATATGTCAATACTGTGGTCAAATTCCTTTATAAGTGTCTACATATTGGACTTGTATTACAATGCAGTCTAGTGTATCTATCAATGCCTGCAGGACTACAACAGCCTGTTTCCATTGGATGACACTCAGCCGTCTAAACTCATGCGTCTGCTCAGCTCCAACGAGGACGAGCCCGCTGCCCTTTCCAGTCCGGGTCAGTCTATTAATGTCGGGGCTTTAATACTCGGTTGAATAGTGTTGCCTGGCACTcatttctgcatgtgtgtgtgagctgaggATCACCAGAAATACCAGCCGGGTTTCTAGAGAGAAAATGGGCTTTGTGAGGTGGTTACCAGCAAGTTGCTTCTTGCGTGCACATCTGAGCCAGATCAGATACTCCTAAATCAGCTTTGCCTGTCAAGATTTATCTTGCGAGTGTCTCAGACCGCCGGCAGGTTGCGACTTGAGCGCTGCGGTTTAATGAGGGGTAAAGCGCGCTGGGCGGCGTTGAGGTCCCAAACCTGACTGCTGGAACTAGTGTTGAGCTTTGGGAATTTTTACTCTCAGCACGAAGAAAGtcccagacggggggggggggggggggggtcaaagatcGATGTGCTGCATGACTTGGAAAAAACGTGTATGAGCGGCTTTCCTTTCGTTCCTTTAGAAAAGAAATGTCTAGACAAGTCATTTAGAAACCGATACAAGCAGTGTTTGCTagactgaaatgtatttatatctgcAGCCATAGATTATAAAAATAGCCACTTGTAATATGTACCTAGTTGGTTGTTTAATTTTGGTTTCCAATTATATTGGTTaagaaaatgatgaaatgtAAGACGTCAGTGGAGGacttttgtcttgttttggttttaacaGTAGAAACGTCCACTTCCCTGTTTACTTTGTCTATTTTTGAcacactgagaaaaaaaaaaaaagactgttgaTGAAAATTTGTCTGGTCACATTTCCCAGGAGACCGATCTATGAGCAGTTCCCTCTCGGCCTCCCAGCTCCACACGGTGAACATGAGAGACCCTCTCCACCGAGTCCTGGGTGAGaaccctcgtcctcccccgGACGACGACACGTCGCCCGCCACTAACACCCAAATTGACTTCTCCCCACTTGCCCGCAGccaacctcttcctcctcatctcctccatccTGGGCTCCAAGATGGCCGGACCCCACACCCAATTTGTGCAGAGCTTCATGGAGGAGTGCGTGGAGTGCCTGGAGCAGGGGAGCCGCGGGAGCATTCTGCAGTTCATGCCCTTTACGATGGTGAGCTACGAGGCCGACGTGCGGCTGCTGTACGTTACCGGGAAAGACTTTGTTTGTTCGGAATGGCTGAAGACACATTTTCTGAGGATTAAGTGCTTTGAGGAAGTGATAAATCTGAGTCACGCCAGCGTTTGATCCGTGTACTTGCAGCCAGTGAAGTTAAGGTGGTGTTGTTTGAGTTGGGGCTGTGGCGGTGAGGTTCCCGTTTGCAGGAGACTGCGCACAGATGGAATAACTAGTGGATTAGTTTGAACGGTCGTTGGTCTTTCTGTGCGTGCAGGTGTCCGAGCTGGTGAAGCTGCCGGCTTTGGCCAAACCGAGAGTCGTCCTGGCCATCACTGACCTGACTCTGCCGCTGGGGAGAAGAGTAGCTGCCAAAGCCATCGCCGCCTTGTAAAgttctcagccccccccccctcctccacacacTCCCCTCATTAGTTCCCCCATTTAAAGGGCTTCTTTGTtggaaaatgacatttttataacCGTCTTTCTGTAACCACTGTTTTGCTattgtgttttgatttgtttttcacacttaaatgtgtaaataagtTTGAAAAAACTTCCTGATCCGTTTGTCTCTTCATGCAAGTCTTCACTTCCACAGCGGGAAGTttccttcactgtgtgtgtaagACCTTATTACTTCCGTGACGTTGGGCAGAGACCACGTGGGTTTCCACCGCCTGATGCCCCTCAGCGGTGACCGGACCTTGTGCTCATCAGGCCGTCATCCGGCGCTTGCAACACTTCCTCGGGGAGTCTGTCTTCCAGCGTGACACAAgacattttttccctttttagttACACTTCTGCATTACCGGATTGCCTCCGCCGTGAGCTCGCTGCCGCGGTGACGCAATGCCAGCGGTTGATGGGTCACGCTTTGTCATTCACAAAAAGGAACGGTCTGTGTTTCCGggaaatgcattattttattaaaatatcagAAAAATATAATTCTGCAGCACAGGAACAGATTCTTGGACATATGTTTAGTTTACACAATATAACTAATTCTAATAATGGTTGATAAAGTTCAtacacaacatttttttaactgatATGGAGGAAATTATACAGATATTAAATATATGTAATAAGGAATGGAACCAAAGTGACTGAGGGATACAGTTTCCTCATCATAATAAATTCCccaaataaatattacataaataaatatataaatatcttttttcaatataaatataaattacattacaggtcatttagccgacgcttttatccaaagcgacttacattgcatttctaacCCATGgagtttacatttttgcccgggggggtcaggtgtcttgctcagggacacttcaacaacCTTGACTTGCGGTTCCTGGCGGTTAGGAGCAGccgctctactccatgcgccacggcCGACCCCATAATCATCATAATCATTTACCGGATAAATAAATGGTGTGTTTCGGTGGTCagctctcggcctcctcctcgccgctccGGTCCAGACTCCTGAGGCAGCGCAGCACGTCCCGCCCGAAGCTCTGCAGCTGCCCCAGACTCAGGTGCGCCGCCACCTGGACGTCGTATTCCCCGGGGAGCCGCAGGACTACGGGCGAGGGCGAGGGCTGCACCGCGGCCTCCCCGTTGGCCATTTTCACCATCTGCAGGGCAACGCAAAACGAGAGACGTGtgatgaagagggggggggggcggcggacgGGTGGAATCGTGAATGGAAGCGATCTCAAAGCGCTCTCCCACCTTATTGATCTGGATGATCAGGTCTTTGATGTCAGCCAGCAGCGCGGccactttgtctttgttttgcaGCCGAGGAGAGACCGAGCGCAGCAAGGCCCGGTGCAGCTGGAGGCCCTCGGACACGTTCCTCAAAACGTCCtcctgagggggggaggggggggggggaagaatgaCAGCGAGCTGGTCAAGGTCTCCGCTCTTTACCCGCCACACGGTCACACGTGATGGTTCTCCTGCTGGAGGCTTACCAAGGAGAAGCTTTCGGACACGACTCTGAGCACAGGAGCCGACGGGATGCCGATGTTGGACGCCATGACCGCAAGCTTGGCGTTTTGTGGGGAGTCGAGTTTTAGCGCCTGATGGAGCGAGAAAGCAGAGACGTTATGCACAAATCTCACCTGCATGCAACAGGTAGCAGACCCTAACATGCTTTAGGAAGTCGTCTGTTACATTAGGCCATGCATTCTTTTTACTTTAGACTATTTGAATTACCTGACAGTTCTGTGTGGATGAAACCTCGTATTTCATAAGATCATTACAGCCTTTACTTATTTGCTGTCCGAGTCACagtaacagaaaaagtgaagtGAAATGCAGAACACGTTGACATAAATGCAAGTACAGACAAGCGCGTAAAGGAATTCATCCGCAGCTTGGAGACCGATGCTGGTCCCTTTTTAACAACAGCGCTCTGAGAACTTCTCCGTCACATTCAGCCCTTTGGTTTTGTCTCATCGGCTCGTCGAACGGCCGCGTTACCTCCGCGTGGACGCACGACTCGTGCGCGTCGGGGATGGAGAGCAGGATCTTCTGCGTCAAGCTGCGGCTCCTCTGCACGGCGCCCTGGAACTGCTGATCCGCGACCTGCGCGCTGCTCTCCGGCAAAGGCGCGCCGCGGGCGAAGGCGGCCATGTAGCAGGGAATGGCGAGAactgcgcggggggggggcaggaaaaaaataatcaatcCAAAGAGCTGCTCCCTTGTTCCTTGTTCCTATGCACCGGTgggctctctctcctctgcagcccccccgtGGTCCCCCCGCCCTGCCTCCCACccaccacagcccccccccccccccccctcctccgggcTAAATAGAGGCGTGCGTAATTTGAAACTGGAGAACAAAGTAACTACTGCCAACAGATCCAGAAATAAATATCCCGGTAACTCCTCAAAACACACCTGCGTGCTTTGCGATGCTCCCATACAGATAAAACACacgcatgtatatatatatatatatatatatatatatatatatatatatatatatatatatatatataatattcagtGTATGATATCTGATGGAGGAACAGTCCAACACTTGatgagcagcagaagaagagaaagcagCATTGCCTCATCATCACTACTCAcccagcaggatgtccatggcTTGTGTTGACGGATGCCTTTGAGTATTGACCCCTGAGTGGACACCATCAGTGATTTATAGAGCAGGCCAGGAGTCCGAGGGATTTCCCGTTATGTGTTCATCTCAATGAGTCAGTTTGACTGTCAGCAGATCCTCTCTTACGCTTCTCTTCGGACGCTGGATTGGATAATAATGATATATGTAAGTTCACATTTTACAAAATCAATCACAAATTGatgattcatattttaaaaatctgtCAAATATTACTagcattttgttattt
It contains:
- the med24 gene encoding mediator of RNA polymerase II transcription subunit 24 isoform X2 encodes the protein MKVVNLKQAILQAWKERWSDYQWAINIKKNFPKGATWDYLNLAEALMEQAMIGPSPNPLILSYLKYAISSQMVSYSSVLTALSKFDDFSRELCVKSLLEIMDMFCHRLSCHGKAEECIGLCRALLGVVVWLLQGCAWYCEKLGELGPSAGTEASLRACQERLQHLINSSKNRALVHIARLEDQGGSWSNVEQSVLKVTDGLGSVSNQTLRTKLEESLSLVKGIPMMLSEQSDPKFHASFPSVHAFIMLEGTMNLTGETQPLVEQLMMIKRMQRIPVPLFVLEIWKACFTGLIESPEGTEELKWTAFTFLKIPQVLLRLKKYPQSDKGQDFMDDVNIAFQYLLKLTPLLDKADQRCNCDCLGMLLQECNKLGLLSDSNTTCLTSKRTDDREFAPRLKTAENANIQPNPGLILRAEPTVTNILKTVDADHSKSPEGLLGVLGHMLSGKSLDLLLAAAAATGKLKSFARKFIKLNEFPKHISGEGSKSASVRALLFDISFLMLCHVVQTYGSEVILSDPSPSGETPFFETWLQTCMPEDGKTLNPDHPCFRPEPGKVESLVTLLNNSSEMKLVQVKWHEICLSTPAAILEVLNAWENGVLSVEAVQKITDNIKGKVCSMAICAVAWLVAHVRMLGRDEREKPQTMIRQLVTPLYGENTLQFYNERVIIMSSIMEHMCADVFQQTAATLRPPMEGQEPIPYRNLLPAKDPIHVALSKQFQTVLRKGWADSRALHLFESLLNMGGVFWFTNNLVKELLKETRQEWADRVSELLYSIFCLDTQQISLTLLGTILPDLLTDSAHWHGLADPPGKALAKLSVWCALSSFSSHNRGSFSARQRKRQREDIEDYNSLFPLDDTQPSKLMRLLSSNEDEPAALSSPGDRSMSSSLSASQLHTVNMRDPLHRVLANLFLLISSILGSKMAGPHTQFVQSFMEECVECLEQGSRGSILQFMPFTMVSELVKLPALAKPRVVLAITDLTLPLGRRVAAKAIAAL
- the med24 gene encoding mediator of RNA polymerase II transcription subunit 24 isoform X1, with product MKVVNLKQAILQAWKERWSDYQWAINIKKNFPKGATWDYLNLAEALMEQAMIGPSPNPLILSYLKYAISSQMVSYSSVLTALSKFDDFSRELCVKSLLEIMDMFCHRLSCHGKAEECIGLCRALLGVVVWLLQGCAWYCEKLGELGPSAGTEASLRACQERLQHLINSSKNRALVHIARLEDQGGSWSNVEQSVLKVTDGLGSVSNQTLRTKLEESLSLVKGIPMMLSEQSDPKFHASFPSVHAFIMLEGTMNLTGETQPLVEQLMMIKRMQRIPVPLFVLEIWKACFTGLIESPEGTEELKWTAFTFLKIPQVLLRLKKYPQSDKGQDFMDDVNIAFQYLLKLTPLLDKADQRCNCDCLGMLLQECNKLGLLSDSNTTCLTSKRTDDREFAPRLKTAENANIQPNPGLILRAEPTVTNILKTVDADHSKSPEGLLGVLGHMLSGKSLDLLLAAAAATGKLKSFARKFIKLNEFPKHISGEGSKSASVRALLFDISFLMLCHVVQTYGSEVILSDPSPSGETPFFETWLQTCMPEDGKTLNPDHPCFRPEPGKVESLVTLLNNSSEMKLVQVKWHEICLSTPAAILEVLNAWENGVLSVEAVQKITDNIKGKVCSMAICAVAWLVAHVRMLGRDEREKPQTMIRQLVTPLYGENTLQFYNERVIIMSSIMEHMCADVFQQTAATLRPPMEGQEPIPYRNLLPAKDPIHVALSKQFQTVLRKGWADSRALHLFESLLNMGGVFWFTNNLVKELLKETRQEWADRVSELLYSIFCLDTQQISLTLLGTILPDLLTDSAHWHGLADPPGKALAKLSVWCALSSFSSHNRGSFSARQRKRQREDIEDYNSLFPLDDTQPSKLMRLLSSNEDEPAALSSPGDRSMSSSLSASQLHTVNMRDPLHRVLGENPRPPPDDDTSPATNTQIDFSPLARSQPLPPHLLHPGLQDGRTPHPICAELHGGVRGVPGAGEPREHSAVHALYDGVRAGEAAGFGQTESRPGHH